The Chryseobacterium sp. 52 genome includes a region encoding these proteins:
- a CDS encoding T9SS type A sorting domain-containing protein: protein MKKALFSLSLLLGITASNAQTILSEDFEGATFPSTGWTRTSTVAGRPWQLTSAFPTSISGFLISGTKSAGVDYINQSNNAALISPTFSLAATTAPVLKFKVKVGWSYMINQNLGNLLAQISIDGGTNWTTLWNEDTEPGFTDDGDNNEATDLYNTVSVQKALTTYAGQTNVKIRFQYIANDADAVSIDDIQVLGSATLATNEATSKSKEAVAVYPNPTKGEINIKTDQKIKSTTVFDMTGKSLLQNDSEKSDISSLPKGTYLVKINFADGSTSTRKVIKE from the coding sequence ATGAAGAAAGCTCTCTTTTCTCTAAGTTTATTACTTGGAATCACAGCATCAAATGCACAGACTATACTTTCCGAAGATTTTGAAGGAGCAACATTCCCTTCTACCGGATGGACCAGAACTTCAACTGTAGCCGGCAGACCATGGCAACTGACTAGCGCATTTCCTACAAGTATATCAGGGTTTCTTATTTCAGGAACAAAATCTGCAGGTGTAGATTACATCAACCAAAGCAATAATGCAGCACTAATAAGCCCTACATTCAGTCTTGCAGCCACGACTGCACCTGTATTAAAATTCAAGGTAAAAGTAGGCTGGTCTTATATGATAAACCAGAATCTTGGAAATCTTTTAGCACAGATCTCTATTGACGGCGGTACAAACTGGACTACTCTTTGGAATGAAGACACAGAGCCTGGATTCACAGATGACGGTGACAATAACGAGGCTACAGATCTTTACAATACTGTATCTGTACAGAAAGCTCTAACCACGTATGCAGGACAGACTAACGTTAAAATTAGATTCCAGTATATTGCTAATGACGCAGATGCTGTTTCCATAGACGACATTCAGGTTTTAGGAAGCGCTACATTAGCTACAAATGAAGCTACATCCAAATCTAAAGAAGCAGTCGCTGTTTATCCTAATCCTACCAAGGGTGAAATCAACATCAAAACTGATCAAAAGATTAAATCTACAACAGTTTTCGATATGACTGGAAAATCTCTTCTTCAGAACGATTCTGAAAAATCGGATATTTCTTCACTTCCAAAAGGCACTTATTTAGTTAAAATCAATTTTGCTGACGGAAGCACTTCTACAAGAAAAGTAATCAAGGAATAA
- a CDS encoding DUF6080 domain-containing protein, with product MSFTFIKTKLINLLKQVFPSSYTELAVFLFFMISYGILGTYIALHYRIIFDSRIPWDAYFSFDNKAIVMTGGSFERHPLAYYFFNWIREFSLLISGGKMDTTFRLTLAWLTNTAISLCMVQVFKYLKNIIRLPLKISLLIILFFGAFSTSIILSFTPENFTYTLLLLCIYNYYAAVKLRKDEKIPGSALILAGIAIGGLTITNLSKVFIPVLFEKKLFRSWKKFGNAVFRVILTTACFVFLYLLRIDFKYENIFSKTNQQYEKFSNVESIPDWDMMLSYFFGGSILFPSFMITDKHNMKGFDFKGLLMEPYSSPFCYLFITTLIALILWSYCKNFKNELVQIIAVSFLVDIVIHCIMRFGLHTSYIYGGHFVFVYPLLLGWLFYACKSTPKTLSFVMVTTVILFVFLLINNLFRMSDFFRFLETYYQ from the coding sequence GTGTCTTTTACTTTTATTAAAACAAAACTGATCAACCTCTTAAAACAGGTATTTCCATCTTCTTATACTGAGCTGGCCGTATTTCTATTCTTTATGATAAGCTATGGAATACTAGGAACTTATATAGCCCTTCATTACCGCATTATTTTTGACAGCAGAATCCCCTGGGATGCCTATTTCAGCTTTGACAATAAAGCAATTGTAATGACTGGCGGAAGTTTCGAGAGGCATCCTCTGGCTTATTATTTCTTTAATTGGATCAGAGAGTTCTCTCTCCTGATATCAGGCGGAAAAATGGACACTACCTTCCGTCTTACACTGGCATGGCTAACCAATACTGCGATCAGCCTCTGCATGGTTCAGGTTTTTAAATATCTGAAAAACATCATCAGACTTCCATTAAAAATCAGCCTGTTGATTATTCTGTTTTTTGGAGCATTCTCTACGAGTATTATTCTTTCTTTCACTCCGGAAAACTTCACCTATACCCTGCTTTTACTCTGTATTTACAATTATTATGCAGCCGTAAAGCTGAGAAAGGACGAAAAAATACCGGGATCAGCACTCATCCTTGCCGGAATTGCCATTGGCGGTCTCACGATTACCAACCTATCCAAAGTATTCATTCCTGTATTATTTGAAAAAAAACTCTTCAGAAGCTGGAAAAAATTCGGAAATGCCGTTTTTCGCGTGATCCTCACCACTGCCTGTTTTGTATTTCTTTATCTGCTTAGAATTGATTTTAAGTATGAAAATATATTCTCAAAAACCAACCAGCAGTATGAAAAGTTCTCCAATGTAGAATCAATTCCGGACTGGGATATGATGCTTTCTTATTTTTTTGGCGGCAGTATTCTGTTTCCAAGCTTCATGATAACCGATAAACACAATATGAAAGGTTTTGATTTTAAAGGCCTGTTAATGGAGCCTTATTCCTCTCCGTTCTGTTATCTTTTTATCACAACATTAATCGCACTTATTTTGTGGAGTTATTGTAAAAACTTCAAAAACGAACTGGTCCAGATCATCGCAGTTTCATTTCTGGTTGACATTGTCATTCACTGCATTATGAGATTCGGGCTTCACACATCATACATCTATGGAGGGCATTTTGTTTTTGTCTATCCATTACTTTTGGGATGGCTGTTTTACGCCTGCAAATCAACTCCCAAAACCTTATCATTTGTCATGGTTACAACGGTTATTTTATTTGTCTTTTTACTGATCAATAACCTATTCCGAATGTCAGATTTCTTCCGGTTCTTGGAAACTTACTACCAATAA
- a CDS encoding SPOR domain-containing protein has translation MRNLIKIFSILSLFGFYNVEAQQVVQKDTLSGTELIMTMDSKVSAALGGIEDKCSKTSGGPSVRENNTDSGIVTTPKPPKIYVPSRELSNAEICRKNPRILGFKIQITTVKSNEEANEVKSYFRKRFPNLKVETDASLRPNYKILAGSYFTKQSAASDLSKIREYFKSAIAVQYRIFCSDAR, from the coding sequence ATGAGAAATTTAATCAAAATATTTTCAATACTATCTTTATTTGGGTTTTATAATGTTGAAGCCCAACAGGTTGTTCAAAAAGATACTTTGTCCGGAACAGAGCTAATTATGACAATGGATTCCAAAGTAAGCGCTGCTTTGGGAGGGATTGAAGATAAATGTTCCAAAACTTCAGGCGGTCCTTCGGTGAGAGAAAATAATACAGACAGTGGAATTGTGACCACTCCGAAGCCTCCAAAGATTTATGTGCCGAGCAGAGAACTGAGTAATGCGGAGATTTGTCGTAAAAATCCTAGAATTTTAGGGTTCAAAATTCAGATCACCACAGTGAAAAGCAACGAAGAAGCCAATGAGGTGAAATCTTACTTCCGAAAAAGATTCCCGAATCTTAAAGTGGAAACAGATGCTTCTTTAAGACCGAACTATAAAATTTTAGCAGGAAGCTACTTTACGAAACAGAGTGCGGCTTCAGATCTGTCCAAAATAAGAGAATACTTTAAATCAGCGATTGCAGTACAGTATAGAATTTTCTGTTCTGATGCTAGATAA
- a CDS encoding c-type cytochrome, whose product MISWRKHYKQTLIAIGLLLSTSASIYGQDGDPKNGEKLFKANCTACHALDKQVIGPPLKGVVERVKTEGGVDKDWLHKWIKDNKALRASGDKYANEIFEKFNKTEMLQFPNLTDKDIDDILAFTTNPPAPEPDPVATTATDAAAAAPADKTTTSVVIISLLAIAALLVWILIKLRQLVKLGQSEELAGLNATRVKSFSEIYEKYHYIGKAALGILALLAAYGVWNWIMWIGVYKGYKPEQPIYFSHKIHAGEQKIDCQLCHSSAKYGKVSEIPSMNVCMNCHRTISEYNAKHYMEPGKDKAFYDGEIQKIYAATGWDPAKQQYTGKTQPVEWTRIHNMPDFVYFNHSQHVVAGEQAIINSFNKKNPNNKIDVVCKACHGKIDTMNVVQMANDFTMGWCIECHRTTEVDMNNGYNKEYFKNLHDKLKKQYPQDGGKITVDAIGGLECGKCHY is encoded by the coding sequence ATGATTAGTTGGAGAAAGCATTATAAACAAACGTTGATCGCAATAGGCTTATTGCTATCGACAAGTGCTTCAATTTACGGGCAAGACGGCGATCCTAAAAACGGAGAGAAACTTTTCAAAGCGAATTGTACTGCATGTCACGCACTGGACAAACAGGTAATAGGACCACCTCTTAAGGGTGTTGTAGAACGTGTAAAGACAGAGGGTGGTGTAGACAAAGATTGGCTTCACAAGTGGATCAAAGACAACAAAGCTCTAAGGGCTTCTGGGGATAAATACGCCAATGAGATTTTCGAAAAATTTAATAAGACTGAAATGTTACAGTTTCCTAATCTTACAGATAAGGACATTGATGACATCTTAGCATTCACAACTAATCCGCCGGCTCCTGAGCCGGATCCGGTTGCTACTACAGCTACGGATGCAGCTGCTGCAGCACCGGCTGACAAAACAACGACAAGTGTTGTTATCATTTCGCTTCTTGCAATAGCAGCGCTGTTAGTTTGGATCTTAATTAAACTGAGACAATTGGTTAAATTAGGTCAATCCGAAGAATTAGCAGGGCTTAACGCGACAAGAGTGAAATCTTTCAGCGAAATCTATGAGAAGTACCACTACATCGGTAAAGCTGCATTGGGTATCCTTGCCCTTCTTGCTGCCTACGGAGTGTGGAACTGGATCATGTGGATCGGGGTTTACAAAGGGTATAAGCCTGAACAGCCTATCTACTTCTCTCACAAAATTCACGCTGGAGAACAGAAAATTGACTGTCAGCTTTGTCACTCAAGTGCCAAATACGGTAAGGTATCTGAAATTCCATCTATGAACGTTTGTATGAACTGTCACAGAACTATTTCAGAATACAACGCCAAGCATTATATGGAGCCTGGAAAAGATAAAGCATTCTACGATGGTGAGATCCAGAAGATCTACGCAGCTACAGGCTGGGATCCTGCAAAACAGCAGTACACCGGGAAAACTCAACCGGTTGAATGGACAAGAATCCACAACATGCCAGACTTTGTATATTTCAACCACTCTCAACACGTAGTAGCTGGTGAACAGGCGATCATTAATTCTTTCAACAAAAAGAATCCAAACAACAAAATTGATGTTGTATGTAAAGCTTGTCACGGAAAAATTGATACAATGAATGTTGTTCAAATGGCTAATGACTTCACTATGGGATGGTGTATCGAGTGCCACAGAACTACTGAGGTTGATATGAACAACGGTTATAATAAAGAATACTTCAAGAATCTACATGACAAGTTGAAAAAACAATATCCTCAGGATGGCGGTAAAATCACTGTAGATGCAATTGGAGGTCTTGAGTGTGGTAAATGTCATTATTAA
- a CDS encoding TAT-variant-translocated molybdopterin oxidoreductase: protein MASNKIQFRSIHELKDPALNGKLALKEFQEEIPVEDFLGDAEQNGSSTSRRDFLKILGFSTAAVTLAACEAPVIKTIPYVVKPHDIIPGVPNYYASTYFDGYDFASVLVKTREGRPIKIDPNPAAGDLGTTNARAQAAVLSLYDNDKVKQPKLDGKDETFDKVDSFVLKGLADASAAGKKIVLLSHSLPSPTFKKLFAEFKAKYPTAELVTFDAYPHSAALDAAQEVFGQRALPVYDLKGSELVVSFQADFLGDYNGASLETSFAAARKPGPNMLRHIQVESNMSLTGANADSRYRLKPSAVNKTLVEVYNAIVGAGTSDKTATEIATELKAKGSKAVVLADGSKGAQVLAHLINQKLGSVAFTGKANFLKEFDKARYQEFLGWVNAGQVGVLITNNVDPIYAHPKGEDFKKSLTKVACVVAVADKKNEMYKAAKAVIPVANWLESWGDIEPQTGVYSLMQPTIQKIYKSRQIEESLLVWKNGKNNAANNYYDYLKGSAASILGATSFNKALYNGITTSNNATALSYSGGNAAQAIAELGNFKASDLELVLYTKPSMGDGTQANNPWLQELPDPITRMSWDNYLTISPKDAEKFAIENDLNARMQLDGSIVNLTVNGVTIKDVPVFIQPGQAEGSVGLALGYGKKDSGTTADTGVNAYPLFDGSNLIVSGVKIDKTGEDHEFAGIQLQNTLMGRYEIAKEVPLAEFINVAFDDEHKGWNKPLEYHTISGALPARKIDLWDAFDDTDGPHFNLSIDLNSCTGCGACIIACQAENNVPVVGKEEIRMSRDMYWLRIDRYYSSRQKVEVYEGLKEGMAVPELYGTAFGDGGALNHPADNPDVIFQPVMCQHCNHAPCETVCPVAATSHGKQGQNHMAYNRCIGTRYCANNCPYKVRRFNWFTYNLNDKFDFNQNNDLGRMVLNPDVVVRTRGVMEKCSMCIQETQATILAAKRDNRKVTDTEFKNSCACAAACSTGAMTFGDMNDKESEVRELYSSNRRYYLLEEIGTKPNVFYHTKVRNRVEK from the coding sequence ATGGCTTCAAACAAAATACAATTTAGAAGTATTCATGAACTTAAAGACCCGGCTTTAAATGGTAAGCTGGCTCTTAAAGAGTTTCAGGAAGAAATTCCGGTAGAAGATTTCCTTGGAGATGCTGAACAAAACGGATCCAGTACTTCAAGAAGAGATTTCCTGAAAATATTAGGATTCTCTACGGCAGCTGTAACATTAGCTGCCTGTGAAGCTCCGGTGATCAAAACGATTCCTTATGTGGTAAAGCCACACGATATTATTCCAGGGGTTCCGAATTATTACGCTTCAACATATTTTGACGGATACGACTTCGCCAGTGTTTTAGTAAAGACCCGTGAAGGAAGACCTATCAAAATAGATCCAAACCCGGCAGCAGGCGATTTAGGAACAACTAATGCAAGAGCTCAGGCAGCAGTACTTTCTCTTTATGATAATGATAAAGTAAAGCAGCCTAAACTAGACGGTAAAGATGAGACTTTCGATAAAGTAGACAGTTTCGTTCTTAAAGGTTTAGCAGATGCTAGTGCAGCAGGTAAAAAGATTGTGCTTTTGTCACACTCTTTACCTTCTCCTACTTTCAAAAAGCTATTTGCTGAATTCAAAGCAAAATATCCTACCGCTGAACTGGTAACTTTTGATGCTTATCCTCACTCTGCAGCATTAGATGCAGCTCAGGAAGTATTCGGACAAAGAGCATTACCTGTTTACGACCTTAAAGGTTCTGAACTAGTAGTTTCTTTCCAAGCTGATTTCTTAGGAGATTACAACGGAGCAAGCTTAGAAACGTCTTTCGCAGCAGCCAGAAAGCCAGGACCAAACATGTTGAGACACATTCAGGTGGAATCAAACATGTCATTAACTGGTGCTAATGCTGACTCAAGATATAGATTAAAGCCAAGTGCTGTAAACAAAACTTTAGTTGAAGTTTACAACGCAATCGTAGGTGCTGGTACTTCTGACAAGACTGCAACTGAAATTGCCACTGAACTTAAAGCGAAAGGCAGCAAAGCTGTTGTTTTAGCTGACGGTTCTAAAGGAGCACAGGTTTTAGCACACTTAATCAACCAAAAATTAGGATCAGTTGCTTTCACCGGTAAAGCTAACTTCCTAAAAGAATTTGACAAAGCAAGATACCAGGAATTCTTAGGATGGGTAAATGCAGGTCAGGTTGGAGTATTGATTACAAACAATGTAGACCCTATCTACGCTCATCCAAAAGGTGAAGATTTCAAAAAATCTTTAACAAAAGTTGCTTGTGTTGTAGCTGTAGCTGATAAGAAAAACGAAATGTACAAAGCAGCGAAAGCTGTAATTCCAGTAGCAAACTGGCTAGAATCTTGGGGTGATATTGAGCCTCAGACTGGTGTATATTCATTAATGCAGCCTACAATCCAGAAGATCTACAAATCAAGACAGATTGAAGAATCTCTATTGGTTTGGAAGAATGGTAAAAACAATGCGGCTAATAATTATTACGATTATCTAAAAGGAAGCGCTGCTTCTATTTTAGGAGCGACTTCTTTCAACAAAGCTTTATATAACGGTATCACGACTTCAAATAATGCAACTGCATTATCTTACTCCGGAGGAAATGCTGCTCAGGCTATTGCTGAATTAGGAAACTTTAAAGCTTCTGACTTAGAATTAGTATTATACACCAAGCCTTCAATGGGTGACGGTACTCAGGCCAACAACCCTTGGCTTCAGGAATTACCGGATCCTATTACAAGAATGTCTTGGGATAACTACCTGACAATTTCTCCTAAAGACGCAGAAAAATTCGCGATTGAAAACGATCTTAATGCAAGAATGCAGCTGGATGGTTCTATCGTAAATCTTACTGTAAACGGAGTAACCATAAAAGACGTTCCTGTATTCATTCAGCCTGGACAGGCAGAAGGATCTGTAGGTCTTGCCCTTGGATATGGTAAAAAAGATTCGGGAACTACTGCTGATACAGGAGTAAACGCTTATCCATTATTTGACGGTTCTAACCTGATTGTTTCAGGAGTTAAAATCGATAAAACAGGAGAAGATCACGAATTTGCAGGGATCCAGCTTCAGAATACATTAATGGGACGTTATGAAATCGCGAAGGAAGTTCCTTTAGCTGAATTTATCAACGTAGCTTTCGATGACGAACACAAAGGTTGGAACAAACCTTTGGAATATCATACCATCAGTGGAGCTCTTCCTGCTAGAAAGATTGACCTTTGGGATGCTTTCGATGATACGGACGGACCTCACTTCAACTTATCAATCGACTTGAACTCTTGTACTGGTTGTGGAGCATGTATTATTGCTTGTCAGGCAGAAAACAACGTTCCTGTAGTTGGTAAAGAAGAAATCAGAATGTCCAGAGATATGTATTGGTTAAGAATTGACCGTTACTATTCTTCAAGACAGAAAGTAGAAGTATACGAAGGATTGAAAGAAGGAATGGCAGTACCGGAATTGTACGGAACGGCATTCGGAGACGGAGGTGCATTAAACCACCCTGCAGACAATCCGGATGTAATCTTCCAACCGGTAATGTGTCAGCACTGTAACCACGCTCCTTGTGAAACTGTATGTCCGGTAGCGGCTACTTCACACGGTAAGCAAGGTCAGAACCATATGGCTTACAACAGATGTATCGGTACCAGATATTGTGCAAACAACTGTCCATACAAAGTAAGACGTTTCAACTGGTTCACTTATAACTTAAATGATAAGTTTGATTTCAATCAAAATAATGATTTAGGAAGAATGGTACTAAACCCTGACGTAGTGGTAAGAACTAGAGGGGTTATGGAGAAATGTTCAATGTGTATCCAGGAAACTCAGGCTACTATCTTAGCAGCTAAGAGAGACAACAGAAAAGTAACAGATACAGAGTTCAAGAATTCTTGTGCATGTGCTGCTGCTTGTTCTACCGGAGCAATGACGTTCGGAGACATGAATGACAAAGAATCTGAAGTGAGAGAATTATATTCTAGCAACAGAAGATATTATTTACTAGAGGAGATCGGCACAAAACCAAACGTGTTCTATCACACTAAAGTAAGAAACAGAGTAGAAAAATAA
- the nrfD gene encoding NrfD/PsrC family molybdoenzyme membrane anchor subunit, which produces MSGHYEAPIREPLIIGHKTYHDITEDIARPIEERAGKLWWVSLYVALVLFLYGFGCIAYTIGTGIGAWGLNRTINWGWDITNFVWWVGIGHAGTLISAVLLLFRQRWRMSVNRSAEAMTIFAVVQAAIFPVIHMGRVWVGYWVFPLPNQFGSLWGNFNSPLLWDVFAISTYFSVSTVFWFMGLIPDFAMIRDRAKTPWTKKIYTFLAFGWGGKAKHWQRFEELSLVLAGLATPLVFSVHTTVSFDFATSVIKGWHSTIYPPYFVAGAIFSGFAMVQTLLLIARKVCHLEEYITMYHIEIMNIVIVLTGGMVTVAYATEYFIGWYSGSRFEDFTYLSPGAAVGPYWWAFWALITCNLIVPALFWFKRVRTNIIATFVIALIINIGMWFERFDIIVINLSRDYLPGSWTMFKPTIIDVGVYLGTIGFFSVLFLLYARTFPVIAQAELKSILKISGETYKAKEGDEHH; this is translated from the coding sequence ATGTCAGGACATTACGAAGCTCCGATAAGGGAACCTCTAATTATTGGTCACAAGACTTATCACGATATCACAGAAGATATTGCACGACCTATAGAAGAAAGAGCAGGTAAATTATGGTGGGTATCACTATATGTAGCCTTAGTTTTATTTCTATATGGATTCGGGTGTATCGCTTATACTATCGGAACAGGTATTGGAGCATGGGGGCTTAACAGAACTATTAACTGGGGTTGGGATATTACCAACTTCGTATGGTGGGTAGGTATCGGTCACGCCGGGACCCTAATCTCCGCAGTATTATTATTATTTAGACAGCGTTGGAGAATGTCTGTAAACAGATCTGCAGAGGCAATGACGATCTTTGCGGTTGTACAGGCAGCAATCTTCCCTGTAATCCACATGGGTAGAGTTTGGGTAGGATATTGGGTATTCCCTCTTCCTAACCAGTTTGGTTCTCTTTGGGGGAACTTCAACTCTCCTCTACTTTGGGACGTATTTGCAATCTCTACGTATTTCTCGGTATCAACTGTATTCTGGTTCATGGGACTAATCCCTGACTTTGCAATGATCAGAGATAGAGCTAAAACTCCTTGGACTAAGAAAATTTATACATTCCTTGCATTCGGATGGGGTGGTAAAGCAAAACACTGGCAGAGATTCGAAGAACTTTCTTTGGTTCTTGCAGGTTTAGCAACTCCACTTGTATTCTCGGTACACACCACGGTATCTTTTGACTTCGCAACTTCAGTTATTAAAGGATGGCACTCTACAATCTACCCTCCTTACTTCGTAGCTGGTGCGATCTTCTCAGGATTCGCAATGGTACAGACGTTATTGTTGATTGCCAGAAAAGTGTGTCACTTAGAAGAATATATTACAATGTATCATATCGAAATTATGAACATCGTCATCGTTCTTACAGGAGGTATGGTAACTGTAGCTTATGCTACTGAATATTTCATCGGATGGTATTCCGGGTCTCGATTTGAAGACTTTACTTACCTTTCTCCAGGTGCTGCAGTAGGACCTTACTGGTGGGCATTCTGGGCGCTGATCACTTGTAACTTAATTGTTCCTGCATTGTTCTGGTTCAAGAGAGTAAGAACAAACATTATTGCAACATTTGTTATTGCATTGATTATTAACATCGGTATGTGGTTTGAGCGTTTTGACATCATCGTTATCAACCTTTCTAGAGACTACTTACCAGGATCTTGGACTATGTTTAAACCAACGATCATTGATGTGGGTGTATACTTAGGAACGATCGGATTCTTCTCTGTATTATTCTTACTATACGCAAGAACGTTCCCTGTAATTGCACAGGCTGAATTAAAATCAATTCTGAAAATTTCAGGTGAAACTTATAAAGCAAAAGAAGGAGATGAGCACCACTAA
- a CDS encoding DUF3341 domain-containing protein → MSTTKIVYGLYADDDDLMNGVKAFNDKGIAINEVYTPFPVHGLDKALGLKKTRISDAAFFYALYGVTIGATVTWYVMNHDWPQNIGGKPAFDWAHNMPAFVVPMFELMVFCAAHMMSLTFLVRNKMYPGAPAQNPDPRTTDDKFLMEFVTEDVESVKQLLIETGVEEITVKDA, encoded by the coding sequence ATGAGCACCACTAAAATTGTATACGGACTTTATGCTGACGACGACGATTTAATGAACGGCGTTAAGGCATTCAACGATAAAGGAATTGCGATAAACGAAGTGTATACTCCGTTTCCGGTTCACGGACTTGATAAAGCTTTAGGGTTAAAGAAAACCAGAATTTCTGATGCAGCATTCTTCTATGCTCTTTATGGTGTTACCATCGGTGCTACTGTAACTTGGTATGTGATGAATCATGACTGGCCTCAAAATATTGGTGGTAAACCTGCTTTTGACTGGGCACATAACATGCCTGCATTCGTAGTTCCAATGTTCGAATTAATGGTATTCTGTGCTGCCCACATGATGTCTTTAACTTTCTTGGTTAGAAACAAAATGTATCCGGGAGCTCCAGCTCAGAACCCAGATCCAAGAACGACAGATGATAAATTCCTTATGGAATTTGTAACTGAAGATGTAGAATCTGTAAAGCAGTTGCTTATTGAAACCGGAGTTGAAGAAATAACTGTTAAAGACGCTTAA